The Deltaproteobacteria bacterium IMCC39524 region ATCTTGGCTGTACCGGAATCACGGCTGCGGAAAAATTACTCGACACGTTTGTCGTGCCCTCACCAGAGACGCTCGCCAACGACCCGGTCCTCAAGGCTTACTTCAACTACCCTGAAAACGTCGAACTCCTCTGCGAAACCATACAGCGGGAGCTAAGCTCATTGGCCGGCATCTATCCCGATCTCGCAGAACTCCAAATGGAGCACCGGGAACTTGCAGACCACGACTGGGCAAGCGACTGGCAGCAGCACTTTCCACCCTTTAAAGTCGGTGATCGCCTCGTCATTCATCCCTCCTGGGTTGACTGGCCCAAAACGGGCAACGAGGTCGTCCTCACACTCGACCCCGGGCAAGCTTTTGGCACCGGCACACATGCCACTACCGGACTCTGCCTGGAAGCCCTCGCCGAGCACTTTGCAAGTAGACAGCCGCCACTAAAAATACTCGACGTTGGTACAGGTTCAGGAATCCTGGCCATGGCGGGTGCCGCACTCGGTGCCAAAGACGTGCTTGCCTGCGACATAGACAGCGATGCCTGCCGGGTTGCCGCAGAGAATGTGCAACAGAATCAACTCGACTCTTTTGTAACCATTACCGAGCAAAGACTGGATCAGATTTCCGGTCAATACGAGCTGGTCCTGGCAAACATTCTGGCCGGAGAAAATATACGACTGGCAAACCAGCTTGTTCAGCGACTGGCCCCACAGGGCCGTCTGGTGCTCTCCGGAATTCTGATTGAACAGGAGCAGCAGGTGATCGACGGCTTTAGCCCCTTTAACTTAAAACAGCTCTCAATAAGCCATCGTGACGAGTGGACCTGTATCGTCTATCAACGATTATGAGTGACCCTGTCCGATTTTTCGTCCCCGCAGAAAGCCTGCAAAGCGCCCAGATCGTTATCAGCGGGGAAGCCTATCATCACTTGCGCAAGGTCTTGCGTCTTAGAGCGGGCGCGATCGTCTTGCTGCTAGACGGCTGCGGTCACTGCTGCGAAGTCCAGATCGAACAGTTGCAAGCCGAACATGCAACCACCAGACTCATTCGTCAATGGCGTGAAACTCAGGAGAGCCTGAGAATCACTCTTCTGCAGGCGCTGCCAAAGGGTGACAAATTTGACCTGGTCCTGCAAAAAGGGACAGAACTTGGTGTACACACCTTCCAGGCCGTAGAGACAGAGCATGCCGTCCCGAACCTGACCGCTGCCCGGTTGAAGAAACGAGAACAGCGCTGGCAACGCATCGCCAGTGAAGCGGCGCGCCAGAGCCGCAGAACTTTTTTACCGGAAGTAAAACCCTTACAGAATTTATCAGAAGTTCTGGAAGCATCGAGCAGTGATCTCAAGCTGGTGCTCTGGGAAGCCGGGGCGATGCCACTGGCAGAAGCGCTCCCCTTAACGCCACCTGCAGGTGTCAGCCTGCTGATAGGTCCGGAAGGTGGTTTTTCCAGCGCAGAGATCAACAAGATAACGGCTGCAGGCTACCAACCGGTCCATCTGGGACCAAGAATTTTGCGGGCCGAAACTGCAGGCTTGGCAGCAACCCCTATTTTGCAGTATCTTTATGGCGACTGGCAGAAAGCTCCTGCC contains the following coding sequences:
- a CDS encoding 16S rRNA (uracil(1498)-N(3))-methyltransferase, with translation MSDPVRFFVPAESLQSAQIVISGEAYHHLRKVLRLRAGAIVLLLDGCGHCCEVQIEQLQAEHATTRLIRQWRETQESLRITLLQALPKGDKFDLVLQKGTELGVHTFQAVETEHAVPNLTAARLKKREQRWQRIASEAARQSRRTFLPEVKPLQNLSEVLEASSSDLKLVLWEAGAMPLAEALPLTPPAGVSLLIGPEGGFSSAEINKITAAGYQPVHLGPRILRAETAGLAATPILQYLYGDWQKAPAGSNLNQHKENP
- the prmA gene encoding 50S ribosomal protein L11 methyltransferase, producing the protein MTNKWLEISLTVPDQSVDMVSQILLDLGCTGITAAEKLLDTFVVPSPETLANDPVLKAYFNYPENVELLCETIQRELSSLAGIYPDLAELQMEHRELADHDWASDWQQHFPPFKVGDRLVIHPSWVDWPKTGNEVVLTLDPGQAFGTGTHATTGLCLEALAEHFASRQPPLKILDVGTGSGILAMAGAALGAKDVLACDIDSDACRVAAENVQQNQLDSFVTITEQRLDQISGQYELVLANILAGENIRLANQLVQRLAPQGRLVLSGILIEQEQQVIDGFSPFNLKQLSISHRDEWTCIVYQRL